CTGTGAACACTTCTGCACGCCCGCCTTAATGTGCCAAAAATTATGCTTGCCGAAGGGGATCGTACTGGGCGGTTACCAGACGATATCCAACTGTCTCCAGAAGGTCCATCAGTTCGGCTCGGGAAAGCGTGGCTTGCAGTCGCTTCACTTGTCATATATGGAATGTTTTTCCTTGTAATTACTCGAGGATCCCCAATTTGGGACACACTCACTGAAGTTATGAGTACAGATGCTGAGTTGCTCACAGTAGGTACTGTGGTTCTCGCTGTGGCAGCAATGGCTGGGTCTCATCTTTTTAAACTACAACATGATTTTATTGGTAATGAGGAATACACGAATGTTACACCAGAATTCCAAACAGCTCGATTAGTCGGACAACTGTGGCTTTTCCTTGCTGTGCTAGTTTTTGCAGGTGGAATACAGTGGCTTGAAACAAATCCTACTTTTCTTGCTGCCATTTTGATTTTGGTTAAAGGAACCGGCGACGTAGCTGCTTCCCAGCTGCTTGGTATTACTTCACCAACTGTGGCACCGTTCTCAAGAGAGACATCTCCGGAAGAATCGCCAGAGTGGACCGGAACCCCGAGCATACGGCCATTGCTTGTTGTCCATGGACTCATTTTCGCTGTTGCTGCACCAATAGCGACGCTACTGACAGTTGGGATTTATGGGGGTATTCTGCTTGATCTCCTCAAATGGCCATTCTATGCGACAGTGATGTTCGGTGGTTTTCTGGCTATCAGCACCGTCGGATTATGGCTCTTCGGACTGGCAGTTATATACTACCGCTATCGCTATCTTGAGTACCGTGTATATTCTCACGGCCTATGTATTTACAACACCCGTCATGAGACAATTGCTACGTACATCCCAGCACACAAAGTCAGTGAGTGTATGATTTATCGCGGAATCTTCGGCCGCATATTTGGAACGGGAGTAATACGAGTCCGGATGAATGACACTCAGCATGCCGGCAGGTGGACACTCCAATCGGACATTGTCCCCGGCCAGAGCGCCCGTGTAACCAGTGATGACGAGGAGATGATTCAGGACTTGCCCTCGATTTCTGATCCAGAATCGGTACGTAACCAGATCAGCTGGTGGCAGTAATAACTGAACCGTATATAATACACTCTACACACGGCCCCAGTGAACAAGTAGGAAGTAATTCTGGGGCTATATATGAAACGACTATTTCAAAGGTATAATTTGATTACTGATTGTATTATGTACTATACTCACTGACAATCAGCAATTTCTGTACCAAGTGGCGGGTTCGGTATCTTGAGCTTGTGCTGTTGTTTCTGTCTTTGGATGCTATTCGCAACTAGTGGAATGTTTGAACTTGGAATTTATATTACTGCGTTGCTCGGCTTTGTAGCTCTTGCTCACGCCGAACTTAACGTGTATCTGGTTCTGTGGAGGGAAGGTGGGATAGATCCCAACAGCTCATGATGGCACATGATGGGCACGCTGGGAATTACGGAGATTATTAGCCTCCTTACAATCACTATATTATATATCATTGATCAGACAAACCTTGTCATGACCAGGATTGATGCTGGCAGGAGAGTAATATTTACTTCCATCGTCCGAATGCTTGTAGTGGTCCCTTGCTCCGTAGTGACTTGCTTTCGATCCGCTACTGAACCGGCATTTGGCGACGGACCCCAATTAGTATGGAAAGATATAACGTAGCGGTCGGTCGAAAGTCTCCGAGGTGTTCGGGTTATTATCCCAGCGTTTGGGATTCCTCCGCCTTCAGGCGGGGGAGGATGCCAATGGAAAGTCAACGTCTACTCGAACCGTATCATACGGCAGATATGACGTCATCATATCATCAGTCTCGGTCACCTCAATAACTCCGTGGCTTGAGAGTAATTTAACATCATTGCAAACGGTCTCTGTTCCTCGATCAACTACCCTTGAGAGCGTCTTGATATCAACAGGTTGCGCTGATTCAACCAATACGTTGAGAATCTCCATTCGCTGTGGTGTAACCACTTTTTGAAACGCATCTGGCGTATTAAGCACAATGGTCTTATCTGGATTTACTGCCCGTTCTCTGCTAGGTAGTGTTGTTTCCTGATCTATATTGTCCGTGGGTATAACCCATAATTGCAAGACTCGCTGGTCTTGGTCCTTCGCGTTATGTTCTTTGTCGTTATCATTGCTGCTCATACACTCTGTCAAACTCCCGTTAATTGATAGTCAGCGTAGGCACTCTGCTGTTTTACCGACTGCTGCTGCCTATCCCCGCATGTCTTGTGTTGTGTATCGTCTATCGAACCAGTTAGTCATTTTGTCCAGACCAACTAGTTCAATAATTTATATTCAAACATAATAATAATTCCCCACATGTGTAATATATATTACTAAACCGCTTGGCTTTTTCAGAACAGGAGAAAGACACGGTCTCTAGCCAGATTATCGATAGTACTGCTCTACTACGGTTGTGCCAATTTAACATTTACAGGCTACGTTCTCGTCTTCTAGGACTGACCGGTGTTGACTACCTCGGTATCAAGTAGTTCGAGAGGTGAAGCGTCTTGTCATCACGGAAATTTTCGATTTCTGTACGACCCCGAAGCTTGTTAGTGGACCCCTGTTCTCCCCGAGCGTAGTTCGGTAGGCCTGGTCTGACCAGTCACACTCAACGCCCCTACCTTGCGGGTTGATTGACTGACACCCCGTAACTCACAACGCTTTGGGCTGTGAGTCACTGTGCTTTCGTGTGGATTCAAACTAAGTAAATGGTTATGGTCAACTACGTGTCGGCTTCCTCCAAAGGGGGGCAAGCCCTGTGGCATCCGCCTCGTACCGCCTGTGAATTTGAATCCAGCTATGAATCCAGAAAAGTTAGATATCCTGAGGTGCACCTCAGAATAGCTAGTTAGTTTCCAGATTACTTATCGCTAAATACAACGCTTGTAAACTCAAATCGGGTTCCACCGTCTTTCTCTGCTTTCAGAGTTATTTCCCAGCCATGCGCTTCGATGATGCGACGAACAATTGATAGGCCAAATCCAGTGCCGTCCTTTGATGATGAATAGCCGGGATCGAACACCAGATCTTGTCTTTCGTCTGGGATTCCTGGTCCGTTATCCTCGACGAATATACCATCATTGCCATCCAATTGACCGACGCGCACAGTAACATCTTGCCTCCCGTGCTCGACCGCGTTGCGAAATAGGTTCTCAAATACCTGTTGTAAGCGACTGAAGTCACCTTCCACTGTCATATTATCAACGACCTCTAATGTCGCATCATTAGTGTCGACTTGATTCCAACACTTGCCAACAAGATCAGTTACGTTGATTGATTCAACTTCAGCAATTGTCTCACCCTGTCGAGCAAGTGCAAGGGTATCTTCAACGAGAGTTTCGATGCGGTCGAGCGACTCAACAAGCGGGTCAGTATGTGGACTCTCAACTTCCTCTTCGAGAAGTGCAGCTCGTCCCTGTGCAACATTGAGCGGATTGCGTAGATCGTGTGAAATAACACTTGCAAATTCGTCAAGTCGCTCTTTCTGCCGACGAAGCTTTTGTTGCTGGTGCTTCTGTGTGGTGATATCTATAAGAAGTCCAATATCAGCGACATTGGCATCATCTCCGGATCCAGTTTCGATCCGCTGGGCGTAATCACTCACCCAGCGAATACCCTCCTCAGTCTGAAGACGGTACTCACGCTTATACGAATCTCCAGGCTCAGCCAGTGTTGCTTCCTCCTTTACTAATGATTCGTCCTCCGGGTGAACATAAGTCAGATATTCATCAGTGGATTTGATGTTAGTTTCCAACACTGGATTTGGTGTCGGATAGGTTTCAACAGCTCCCGTTGCTGGATCAATTTCATAGATAACACTGGTTGTCGCCTTGAGTATCAGCTCTATACGCTGCTGTGTCTGCTCAAGTCTTTGCTGGTATGCCCGCTGTTCAGTCTGATCTCGCGCAATGCCAACAATTTGCGTTACCTGTCTATCTTCGATGATAGGTGTCAGCGTTGTTTGCCAGTATGTTATTCCAGCAGGAACCTCAATCGTCTCTTCGTAGTTGATCGTATCACGACAATCAACACATCGCTGATAGTTTTCAACAAGTTCAGTTGCTTGCTGAGCGTCAAAGAGGTCTGATGGTGTCTGTTCCTGCAAGTCTTCCTGGGAAAGACCGGTTCGCTGTTGATGTGACGGATTATTACGTTGGTAACGGAATACATATTCTCCGTCCGTCTCCTCAACATTAATCAGAAATATACTGTCATCGACTGTGTCGAAGATCCGCTGATATACCTCCTCGTTTTCATTCGAATCAGAACCAGCGGTATTGATAACTTCATTGCTCTTCTCTTGATTTCCCATTGCATAATATATGTTTGGTAGATACAAAAGTAGTCAGTTCTGTGCGGCCACTGTGATATTGCCCCCATCTATGTGATTCGTAATCTCTGCTCCCAGAATGATAGCTACCTGAAGGAACCCAGGCAATCTTCTATACGGTGGTTTTATTTCCTTCAGAGTGTTTTCAGAACAGACAAGTCAAGTGGTTACTGATATCGCACTCACTGTTGATCTCGCAATCATTCTATTGAGCGCAGCATTACTCGGGTTTGTCGCCAGACAGACCGGACAGCCCACAATCATTGCGTATATTGTAGCAGGGGTACTTATTGGGCCTGTTGCCTTCGGAATTGTCGAGGTTACGGAACTGACTGAGACGCTCTCAGATTTCGGGCTTGCATTTCTCCTCTTTTTACTCGGAATTAAGATGCGGCTTGATGATATCCGACATGTTCTTTCTCCAATTGTTAAGATATCAATTCCGCAAATGACAGCCGTTGCAACTGTCGGATTTGGAGTTGCTTACGTGCTCGGGTTTTCGCTTCTTGAGTCAGTTATGATTGGTCTGGCGGTGATGTATAGCTCGACGGCAGTTGTAATTAAGATGCTTACTGACAAGGGTGAAGCAACGACCCTTCACGGAAAGATCGATGTTGGTGTCTTACAGCGTTAGCAAGGCGAAAGCCCACCCGTTTACGGGTGTGGATAAAGCCAACAACTGGGAATCTATCCACGGGACTGAGCTATCCCGGTGTTTTATCAGCAATCAGAACGTAGACATGACCACGCCGAGGCGGTTTCGCCGCCCTATTAAACGGATAATATCGGGATTCGGACCACACCACGTCTGAAGGAATCCCCTTCAGGCCGCTGGCTGTGGATTCCGGACACACGGTAACTCTGAATCCCATGCCGGGATAGGAGTAACGGCGGCTTGGCCCCGCCAGCGGTCTGGTCATGCCGACTGGACTGCAAACCTGAAACTCCCAACCAAGCGGTGCGGTGCCGTGGGAATCCCACCCCGTTCACGGGTGGGAGGAGGTCAATTGCGCAGGACATCGTCGTTGTTATTCTACTTGCTGTTTTGGCTGCAGGACGACCAGACAGTGTAGCTGAGATTGGGACAACTCTAGTGATCGTTCTTATACTTGTTGCGCTTATTATAGTTGCTGCATTAGCTGCCTCGAAATATGTTCTTCCGAAGCTCTTTCGGCGAATCGCCAACAACAAAGATGTCTTTTTCCTAATTGCAATCTCGTGGGTATTTCTGTTTATTTTTGTTTCTGATCAGATCAATCTCTTTCTTTCGCCACTTGGTATCGAAGCGTATCTCTCTATTGAGATGGGAGCATTCCTTGCTGGACTGGCAATTGCTCAACTTCCATACAGTAAACAACTACAAGACCGAGTCAACCCTCTAACTGACCTGTTTGTAATGATTTTCTTTGTCTCTGTCGCACTGGACATTGAAGCAAGCGAACTTCTATTCTACTGGGAGGAAGCGGTTATCGCTGCTGCAGTACTTATGCCTGCGAAATTCCTGATCTTCTTTGTCCTCATCAACTGGCAGGACTTCGACATTGAGACAAACTTCCTTGGCAGTCTGTATATGATTCAGGTTAGTGAGTTTGGCATTGTTGTCGGTGTTGCTGCACTCGAAGGGAATTTTATCAGCGAAGAGATCCTTGGATTCCTAACTCTGCTTGCGTTGATCACGATGGCTGTTTCGGTATACTTCATTGCCTTTGGTGACAAACTATTCAACCGATTTGAATCACAGCTATCACGGTTTGAACCTGAGGATACCTTCTCTGACGGCGCGAAAGATTACTATGAGCACGCTGTTGTTGTTGGATATGATGATGTCACGCGAAATATCCTTCCGTTATTGGATGAACATTATGATGATGTAGTTGTTGTTGATCGCCAGGTAGAACATACTGAGGCTCTGAAATCCGCCGGATTTGATGCTGTGTATGGCAACATGAAAAGTGCAACTATCCGCAAGGACATCGGCTTAAAGAAAGCTGACTTTGTTCTTTCATCATCTGACCAAGTTCCAGTGAATAAAACAATATTAGAGGAAGTACCTGACGATGCGACAGTATTTGTTGAGGCTAATACGCAAGAGGAGGCTGATGAACTGTACAAGCATGGAGCTGACTATGTTATTACGAGTGTTGATCTTGCAGCTGATCGATTGGCTAATTATCTCCGAGCGCACGCTGAAGGGCGCCCGGAATTCAACCGAGCGATCACAAGTGACGGAGAACTCCTTCGCAACCCGGATCCATTTCCGGAAACACATGACCAGATGGTTGGTGATCTTGATGATTAATCAAATTACCCGGTATACGTTGCGAAACACGCGTCTTCGGCTACTAAGTAGTAGCCGACAGCCGATGTGCGGTGGTGATTGCAATGTCTGAGCTTTTGACAACAGTTGCGGTTCTGTTCATTATTGCTGGACCATTCCTGCTAATCGCCGATTGGTTTGACTTCCCGGCGGTTCCATTTTTGATCATCGCAGGCATTCTTGCCGGTGCTCTTGTTATTGAGGAAGACGCATTGCTACTTGAGCTGGCTAGATACGGCGTCGCACTGTTAGTATTTGATTTCGGACTCCGGATTCAACTGGATGAAATCCGAACTGTTCTTGCCGATAGCGAACTTGCTGCCCTTGGTCATATATTCATTGCTGGATCACTGGGTACAGGATTTGGATTTGTACTTGGAGTGCCACTTGAGCAAGCGGTCTTTCTGGGTGTTGCTGTGGCACTGTCCTCAACGATGGTTGGAACAGCACTCTCAAAAACAGAACTCAATATAAATCTCGTTCGTGGTCGATTGGCAGACTCGATCAATTTTGTCGAAGATCTCGTTGCTGTCGGTATTATTCTGGTGGTCGGAGCAGGGACACTTGCGCCAGATCCTGTCGCAATCGAGCTAGGTTACGGTGTTATGCTACTAATTGGGGCTCTTATTGTCAACCGATACTTGTTCAGTCTGGTTGGCCGACTGGCGAGTGGATCTGATGAGCTTATGATTGTTGGCGTGGTCTCGTTGCTGGTTTTATTTCTCGGCGCGGCAGAGCTTGCTGGCATCTCGATCGTTATTGGGACATTTGCCGCCGGCATTGCGGTCCGACACGAACCTGGAGAATATCTCGGTTTGTTCACTGGTCTGGAATCAATCAAGGACTTCTTTATTGCAATTTTCTTTGTTACTGTTGGAGCACTGGTTGTGGTTCCGTTCTTCGAGATGCCTGCAGCCGCGTCCATCGAGAAACTCCTGATCGCTTCTGGATTAATCATTTTCACTGTGGTGATAAAACCAGTAATCACAGTTGCGACTCTTCTCTACCAAGGATACGAGGCACGTACCGCGACATTAACAGCGCTGACAACTGATCAAGTCAGCGAATTCGCTCTGATTATCGCAATCGAGGCGTTGTTGCTTGGCTTGCTGGCCCAGTCTGTGTTTGATGCAATTATCTTTGCTGCCGCTGTTACAATGGTCACATCGAGTCTCACACACCGATATGACGAACAAATATATCGGTGGCTTGCAGGTCAAAATATCCTCCCGACTCGGCACAGAAAAGTTGATGAGCTAAGCCATGTGTCTGAAGATATCTCAGACCATGCCATTATCGTCGGCTATGGAAGAACGGGCAGACAGCTCGTTGAGACGTATGAGGAAATGGACGAGCCTTACGTTGTGATTGAAAATGATTTAACCCGTCGTGATGAGATTGCTGCTAAGTGTGATCAGTATATCTTTGGTGATGCAATGAACCAGTATGTTTGGGAGAAAGCAAATGCCGATGAGGCTAATATCATTATTTCGACAACACTGTCCGAACGAATGTCTAAGCGGCTACTTGAATTTGACTTTGATCCAGATCTTATACTCCGTGCGACAGAACAGCGCACCGCCCTTGAGTTGCTTGATGCTGGAGCGACATACGTTATTGTCTCAGATCTGCTGGCAGGTGAGCAATTGATAAAGAAGGTCCGGGAAGTGCTTGACGACGATGTCAGTTCTGTAGAACCAAAGTTCCATTGACATACACATAAGTTGTCTACTGCAAAATCCACTTTCCATTGTCGCATTGAACAGCTCAAACACCGTCAGTCTGCTACACAAACAGCATTGAAAATAGGACGCTGACGCTAACTTAATTAGGCTAGCGCAGATACTATTGATACCGTGACAGATAACGGCGGCGGACAAACAGGTGAAGACGAACTTGATCGGACAATTGGGTTAGCTGGTGCTCTCACAATTGGGACAGGTACGATGATCGGTGCCGGTATCTTTGTTTTTCCTGGCCTGGCAGCAGGTGAGGCTGGACCTGCGGCATCAGTTTCATTCGCAATCGGAGCAGTCATTGCCTTACTGGTGGCATTGCCAACATCGGAGTTGGCAACAGCAATGCCCAAAAGCGGCGGTGGCTATTATTTTGTTTCACGCGGACTCGGAGCATTGCCGGGGGCAATTGTTGGGATTGGGCTCGTTTTTGGACTGACCTTTGCAACGGCGTTTTATTTGGTTGGGTTTGGCGAATATGTCATTGAGATTCTTATCGAAATAGGGGTCATAGAATCACCAGGTGTGGCGGTCGGACCTATTGAGGTCGTCAGCGTTGTTGGTGTTCTCCTTGGCGTGGGGTTGACGGTCCTCAGTGTGTTTGGCACAGAGAATACTGAATCGTTACAGAACGCTGTTGTTGGACTACTATTGGCAATTCTAATCGTCTTCCTTACAGTGAGCGGACTCGATTTACTTGGCGTTCGAGGAGAATCAAGAGTTAGTGGATCCTTCGCTCCAGAAGGATATACTCCGATTCTTACAACGGCTGCTCTTGTTTTTACCTCATACCTTGGTTTTGCACAGATTGCCACAGTCGCTGAGGACATTGTTAATCCTGATCGTAATCTTCCACTCTCAATGGTTGGATCAGTTGTTCTTGTCGGCGTCTTTTATGTTGTGACGCTCCTGATCACGGGCTACACTTTTCCAAGTGAGGAGTTATTGGAAATGGGTGAGACCGCAATTGTTGACGTGGCAGAGGAGTATCTCGGCTTGGCCGGCGCAATTGCTATCCTT
This portion of the Salinarchaeum sp. IM2453 genome encodes:
- a CDS encoding DUF6498-containing protein → MPKIMLAEGDRTGRLPDDIQLSPEGPSVRLGKAWLAVASLVIYGMFFLVITRGSPIWDTLTEVMSTDAELLTVGTVVLAVAAMAGSHLFKLQHDFIGNEEYTNVTPEFQTARLVGQLWLFLAVLVFAGGIQWLETNPTFLAAILILVKGTGDVAASQLLGITSPTVAPFSRETSPEESPEWTGTPSIRPLLVVHGLIFAVAAPIATLLTVGIYGGILLDLLKWPFYATVMFGGFLAISTVGLWLFGLAVIYYRYRYLEYRVYSHGLCIYNTRHETIATYIPAHKVSECMIYRGIFGRIFGTGVIRVRMNDTQHAGRWTLQSDIVPGQSARVTSDDEEMIQDLPSISDPESVRNQISWWQ
- a CDS encoding HAMP domain-containing sensor histidine kinase — translated: MGNQEKSNEVINTAGSDSNENEEVYQRIFDTVDDSIFLINVEETDGEYVFRYQRNNPSHQQRTGLSQEDLQEQTPSDLFDAQQATELVENYQRCVDCRDTINYEETIEVPAGITYWQTTLTPIIEDRQVTQIVGIARDQTEQRAYQQRLEQTQQRIELILKATTSVIYEIDPATGAVETYPTPNPVLETNIKSTDEYLTYVHPEDESLVKEEATLAEPGDSYKREYRLQTEEGIRWVSDYAQRIETGSGDDANVADIGLLIDITTQKHQQQKLRRQKERLDEFASVISHDLRNPLNVAQGRAALLEEEVESPHTDPLVESLDRIETLVEDTLALARQGETIAEVESINVTDLVGKCWNQVDTNDATLEVVDNMTVEGDFSRLQQVFENLFRNAVEHGRQDVTVRVGQLDGNDGIFVEDNGPGIPDERQDLVFDPGYSSSKDGTGFGLSIVRRIIEAHGWEITLKAEKDGGTRFEFTSVVFSDK
- a CDS encoding cation:proton antiporter, which produces MVTDIALTVDLAIILLSAALLGFVARQTGQPTIIAYIVAGVLIGPVAFGIVEVTELTETLSDFGLAFLLFLLGIKMRLDDIRHVLSPIVKISIPQMTAVATVGFGVAYVLGFSLLESVMIGLAVMYSSTAVVIKMLTDKGEATTLHGKIDVGVLQR
- a CDS encoding cation:proton antiporter; amino-acid sequence: MSELLTTVAVLFIIAGPFLLIADWFDFPAVPFLIIAGILAGALVIEEDALLLELARYGVALLVFDFGLRIQLDEIRTVLADSELAALGHIFIAGSLGTGFGFVLGVPLEQAVFLGVAVALSSTMVGTALSKTELNINLVRGRLADSINFVEDLVAVGIILVVGAGTLAPDPVAIELGYGVMLLIGALIVNRYLFSLVGRLASGSDELMIVGVVSLLVLFLGAAELAGISIVIGTFAAGIAVRHEPGEYLGLFTGLESIKDFFIAIFFVTVGALVVVPFFEMPAAASIEKLLIASGLIIFTVVIKPVITVATLLYQGYEARTATLTALTTDQVSEFALIIAIEALLLGLLAQSVFDAIIFAAAVTMVTSSLTHRYDEQIYRWLAGQNILPTRHRKVDELSHVSEDISDHAIIVGYGRTGRQLVETYEEMDEPYVVIENDLTRRDEIAAKCDQYIFGDAMNQYVWEKANADEANIIISTTLSERMSKRLLEFDFDPDLILRATEQRTALELLDAGATYVIVSDLLAGEQLIKKVREVLDDDVSSVEPKFH
- a CDS encoding APC family permease, which codes for MDTVTDNGGGQTGEDELDRTIGLAGALTIGTGTMIGAGIFVFPGLAAGEAGPAASVSFAIGAVIALLVALPTSELATAMPKSGGGYYFVSRGLGALPGAIVGIGLVFGLTFATAFYLVGFGEYVIEILIEIGVIESPGVAVGPIEVVSVVGVLLGVGLTVLSVFGTENTESLQNAVVGLLLAILIVFLTVSGLDLLGVRGESRVSGSFAPEGYTPILTTAALVFTSYLGFAQIATVAEDIVNPDRNLPLSMVGSVVLVGVFYVVTLLITGYTFPSEELLEMGETAIVDVAEEYLGLAGAIAILIGGLLATLSSANASILSASRALYGLSSDRLAPPVAAKVNREYGTPHFALAFVGGTTIVLVAFGRTEVLAEVASFLHLILYGLICVALLVIRRRDPGWYSPSFRCPGYPAVPIIGGLASFALILFMQRLSQILGIIISVIAIGWYLVYARDVNLKDDL